The following coding sequences are from one Carassius gibelio isolate Cgi1373 ecotype wild population from Czech Republic chromosome B7, carGib1.2-hapl.c, whole genome shotgun sequence window:
- the insig1 gene encoding insulin-induced gene 1 protein, with protein MPRLEEHCWTCSCSSTVKTQDLSSARWIVCKSGEMMSIITSVLGHAYGSLHSLKSANLIRRGLVLFIVGVVLALVLNLLQIQRNVTLFPEEVLDTLFSSAWWIPLCCGTAAAVVGLLYPCLDHHLGEPHKFKREWASVMRCIAVFVGINHASAKLDFANNVQLSLTLAALSLGLWWTFDRSRSGFGLGLTTAFLATLIAQLLVYNGIYQYTSPDFLYVRSWLPCIFFSGGVTVGNIGRQLAMGSTEKPHND; from the exons ATGCCAAGACTAGAGGAGCACTGCTGGACCTGCTCCTGTTCATCGACTGTGAAGACTCAGGATCTGTCGAGCGCCCGCTGGATTGTTTGTAAATCGGGAGAGATGATGTCCATCATAACCTCAGTCCTGGGACACGCGTACGGCTCTCTGCACAGCCTCAAGTCCGCTAATTTAATACGACGGGGGCTCGTGTTGTTTATAGTAGGAGTAGTTCTCGCCTTGGTGCTGAACTTACTCCAGATCCAGAGAAACGTTACATTGTTTCCAGAGGAAGTGCTGGACACGCTGTTTTCGTCGGCCTGGTGGATCCCCCTCTGCTGTGGGACAGCTGCTG CTGTGGTTGGTCTCTTGTACCCCTGCTTGGACCATCATCTTGGAGAACCACACAAGTTTAAGCGGGAGTGGGCCAGTGTGATGCGCTGCATTGCTGTTTTTGTGGGCATCAATCACGCCAGTGCT AAACTGGACTTTGCCAATAATGTGCAGCTTTCACTAACTCTGGCTGCCCTGTCTCTGGGCCTCTGGTGGACGTTTGACCGCTCCAGGAGTGGCTTCGGTCTAGGGCTGACCACTGCTTTTCTAGCCACCCTCATCGCTCAGCTCCTGGTCTACAATGGCATCTACCA GTATACGTCTCCAGACTTCTTGTATGTTCGTTCATGGCTGCCTTGTATATTCTTCTCTGGTGGAGTGACCGTTGGAAACATCGGCCGACAGCTAGCTATG GGCTCAACTGAGAAGCCTCATAATGACTAA